A genomic stretch from Penaeus vannamei isolate JL-2024 chromosome 6, ASM4276789v1, whole genome shotgun sequence includes:
- the LOC113804351 gene encoding uncharacterized protein: MRALLLSLLVGCSLGASVERPRRQSYGGGVNLQSSFGYLPPRPGPSCQPSTVYRTQTQYSTQVVPSTVYNNDVQYLTQTSVRTQQVYTTIYSEVVRTQQVPSVQYQTVTVTRTQDNVRTQIVTLPPQVNYVTRTQQSVRTQVQYQTRYETRTQQVPTTVIRNVVSTQVVPQQVVSTIYQTQTVTRTQQVPGQTRTVESTQYSTQYSTVVIPAQDVVRTTQVVRTNYATQTITQPGQTRVVTSTQVVPVTTTIFSQVVLTNTQTQYVTRTQVQQQVSTVVRTQQVPQYNTRTVTVPQQVVRTQVSTQVVPTTIYSQQVVPSVVNLPAQTQYVTVTQTSVRTQQLPGQTRTQYQTRTVYNTNYVTSTVYNQQYNTVTATSTVQPNCNTGYNYPKPARPFNPYGR, encoded by the coding sequence ATGAGAGCTCTGCTTCTGTCACTGTTGGTGGGGTGCTCTTTGGGAGCCTCCGTGGAACGACCCAGGCGCCAGTCGTACGGCGGCGGCGTCAACCTTCAGTCCTCCTTCGGCTACCTGCCCCCGCGACCTGGTCCTTCGTGCCAGCCCTCCACCGTCTACAGAACGCAGACGCAGTACTCCACCCAGGTCGTCCCCTCCACCGTCTACAACAACGACGTGCAGTACCTCACCCAGACCTCCGTCCGCACCCAGCAGGTCTACACCACAATCTACTCCGAAGTCGTCCGCACTCAGCAAGTCCCGTCGGTCCAGTACCAGACAGTCACCGTCACTCGCACACAGGACAACGTGCGCACACAAAtcgtcactctccctccccaagtTAACTATGTGACCCGCACACAGCAGAGTGTCAGGACTCAAGTTCAGTACCAGACCAGATACGAGACCCGTACTCAGCAGGTCCCCACCACCGTCATCAGGAATGTCGTGTCCACACAGGTGGTACCTCAGCAGGTGGTCAGCACTATCTACCAGACACAGACAGTCACCAGGACACAGCAGGTTCCAGGTCAGACGCGCACGGTGGAAAGTACTCAGTACAGCACCCAGTATTCCACCGTGGTGATTCCTGCTCAAGATGTAGTACGCACGACGCAGGTCGTCAGGACCAATTATGCCACCCAGACCATCACCCAGCCTGGCCAGACCCGCGTCGTCACCTCCACGCAGGTGGTCCCCGTCACCACAACCATCTTCTCGCAGGTGGTTCTCACCAACACCCAGACTCAGTACGTAACACGCACACAGGTACAGCAGCAGGTGTCCACCGTGGTGCGTACACAGCAGGTGCCTCAGTACAACACCAGGACCGTCACTGTGCCCCAGCAAGTGGTGAGAACCCAGGTGTCCACTCAGGTAGTGCCAACAACTATCTATAGCCAACAGGTTGTCCCTTCGGTCGTCAACCTCCCCGCCCAGACGCAGTATGTCACCGTCACCCAAACCTCCGTCAGGACCCAACAGCTCCCTGGACAGACCCGAACCCAGTACCAGACGAGGACCGTCTACAATACGAACTACGTGACATCCACTGTGTACAACCAGCAGTACAACACCGTGACGGCCACCAGCACCGTCCAGCCCAACTGCAACACCGGCTACAACTACCCTAAGCCCGCCCGTCCCTTCAACCCCTACGGGCGCTGA